In one window of bacterium DNA:
- a CDS encoding pitrilysin family protein, with amino-acid sequence MNSKLETPATQEVGAKLKERYHKEVLSNGLRVVTEEIPHVRSVSIGLWVEVGSKNEPVVLNGASHFIEHMLFKGTSNRTAIQIAEEMDRIGGQLNALTGREYTCFYAKVLDEDISMAVDLLSDMFFNSLFDEEEIKKERDVVLEEIKMYEDTPDELIHDLFVQNVWHKHPLGQPVIGTAQLVTQFSRSEVLNFFRQKYTPERIIITVAGNIGSGQIIDELSKIFGRAEGERGEESHVPPPQIQPGIQVHYRDLEQVHFCLGTAGLPYAHEDRFALYVLNNITGKSMSSRLFQEIREKRGLAYSIYSYHLACHESGLFVVYGGVSLEHYAEVIKITLSELSKLKEERVGEAELSKTKQQLKGNLVLSLEDTASRMSRLAKTEIYFNRFFTIDEILSQIEAVTAEDVQRVAENIFRNDSLTVTTIGPLGEEEAQQVALVC; translated from the coding sequence GTGAACTCGAAACTCGAAACTCCGGCTACCCAGGAAGTGGGGGCGAAACTTAAGGAAAGGTATCATAAGGAAGTTCTATCTAATGGTCTAAGGGTAGTAACGGAGGAGATACCCCACGTCAGATCGGTCTCTATTGGGCTATGGGTTGAGGTGGGTTCCAAGAATGAACCAGTCGTTCTTAACGGGGCCAGCCACTTCATTGAGCATATGCTCTTTAAAGGCACCTCAAATCGGACGGCTATCCAGATCGCCGAAGAGATGGATCGGATAGGCGGCCAGTTGAATGCCCTTACCGGAAGGGAATATACCTGTTTTTACGCCAAGGTGCTGGATGAGGATATATCCATGGCCGTTGATCTTTTATCCGATATGTTCTTTAACTCTCTCTTTGATGAAGAGGAGATAAAAAAAGAAAGAGACGTGGTTCTTGAAGAGATTAAGATGTATGAAGATACCCCTGATGAACTCATTCATGATCTCTTTGTCCAAAATGTATGGCATAAACATCCCCTTGGTCAGCCAGTAATAGGCACGGCCCAATTAGTTACTCAATTCTCACGGTCTGAGGTGCTGAACTTTTTCAGACAGAAATACACCCCTGAACGGATCATTATCACGGTGGCTGGGAATATCGGGTCAGGTCAGATCATAGATGAACTAAGTAAGATATTCGGCCGGGCAGAGGGAGAGAGAGGGGAGGAATCCCATGTTCCCCCCCCTCAGATCCAACCAGGTATTCAAGTTCACTATAGAGATCTGGAACAGGTCCATTTCTGTCTGGGAACGGCCGGATTGCCTTATGCCCATGAGGATAGGTTTGCCCTTTATGTCTTAAATAACATTACCGGTAAGAGTATGAGTTCCAGGCTGTTTCAGGAGATAAGAGAAAAACGGGGGCTGGCCTATTCCATCTATTCCTATCATCTGGCCTGTCATGAATCGGGACTGTTTGTGGTTTATGGTGGGGTAAGCCTGGAACACTACGCCGAGGTAATCAAGATTACCCTGTCTGAATTGTCCAAATTGAAAGAGGAGAGGGTAGGAGAGGCAGAATTATCCAAAACAAAACAACAACTTAAAGGCAACCTGGTTCTGTCCCTGGAAGACACAGCCTCTCGCATGAGCCGTCTGGCCAAGACGGAGATATATTTTAACCGTTTTTTTACCATAGATGAAATCTTGAGCCAGATTGAAGCTGTTACGGCAGAAGATGTGCAAAGGGTGGCCGAAAACATCTTTCGGAACGATTCCTTAACCGTGACCACTATCGGCCCCCTGGGTGAAGAAGAGGCACAGCAAGTGGCGTTGGTTTGCTGA
- the pnp gene encoding polyribonucleotide nucleotidyltransferase produces the protein MTKVSMNLGGRELSIETGRVAKQAGGACLVRYGDTVVLVTAVASPECREGIDFFPLTVDYRERAYAGGRFPGGFIKRESRPSDREILIARLIDRPIRPLFNEELRNEVQIMATVLSVDQINTPDIPTIIGASAALSLSDFPFAGPVGAVRMGKVGDNLIVNPSLDQMEKSRLDLVVAGTNEAILMVEAGAKNLSEEEMLEAIEEGHRLIKEIVSLQRELVVQAGLPKREVISVRIDPALEARVRELSTERIAAANLISEKQARQQGIDEAMAQALEELAPLFPEEEADIKTCLELIEREIVRGRIINEGLRADNRRPNEIRSISCEVDVLPRVHGSALFTRGQTQALAAVTLGTVDDEQILDDIEGRRSKSFMFHYNFPSFSTGETKPNRGPSRRDIGHGMLAERALRPVIPASEKFPYTIRIVSDILESNGSTSMASVCGGTLSLMNAGVPIDAPVAGIAMGLIKEGDKAVILTDITGLEDHLGDMDLKVAGTKDGVTALQMDIKIGGIDHNIMVRALNQAKEARLFILDEMTKVIDKPAAELSPYAPRIITINIPPAKIKDVIGPGGKVIRNIVEVTGVKIDINDDGKVSIASIDQEAAQQAVEMVEYLTAEAEVGKTYLGKVVRVVTFGAFVEILPGKDGLVHISQLAEGHVRRVEDVVKEGDEVLVKVINIDEQGRISLSRKAALREKTGGETKPFQKNR, from the coding sequence ATGACTAAAGTAAGTATGAATCTTGGGGGGAGAGAACTGTCTATTGAAACAGGCCGGGTAGCCAAACAAGCCGGCGGTGCTTGTTTAGTCCGGTATGGAGACACGGTGGTGCTGGTAACGGCGGTAGCTTCACCAGAATGTCGGGAAGGCATTGATTTCTTCCCTCTCACCGTTGACTATCGAGAAAGGGCTTATGCTGGAGGCAGATTTCCGGGTGGATTTATCAAGCGGGAATCGCGGCCATCTGATAGAGAGATCCTCATTGCCCGGCTGATTGACAGGCCGATAAGGCCCCTCTTTAATGAGGAACTGCGAAATGAGGTTCAAATTATGGCTACGGTCCTCTCTGTGGATCAAATTAACACCCCAGACATACCCACTATAATTGGAGCTTCAGCCGCGTTATCCCTATCCGACTTTCCCTTTGCCGGGCCGGTTGGCGCCGTTAGGATGGGAAAAGTGGGGGACAACCTGATAGTCAATCCTTCACTCGATCAGATGGAGAAAAGTCGATTAGACCTGGTTGTGGCCGGAACAAATGAAGCGATTTTAATGGTTGAGGCCGGGGCAAAGAATCTCTCAGAAGAAGAGATGCTGGAGGCAATAGAAGAAGGACACCGGCTAATAAAAGAGATCGTTTCTCTTCAGCGAGAACTGGTGGTCCAGGCAGGACTTCCTAAACGGGAGGTGATTTCGGTCCGGATAGATCCGGCGTTGGAAGCCAGGGTGAGGGAATTGAGCACAGAAAGAATAGCCGCCGCCAATTTGATTTCGGAAAAACAGGCCAGGCAGCAAGGGATAGATGAAGCAATGGCGCAGGCCCTGGAAGAGCTTGCCCCTCTTTTCCCGGAAGAGGAGGCGGATATTAAGACCTGCTTAGAGCTTATTGAGCGGGAGATTGTCAGGGGCAGGATCATCAATGAGGGGCTTCGGGCTGATAATCGCCGGCCGAATGAAATCAGATCCATCTCTTGTGAGGTAGACGTATTGCCCCGGGTACATGGAAGCGCTTTATTTACCAGGGGGCAGACTCAGGCCCTGGCGGCCGTCACCCTTGGGACAGTGGACGATGAACAGATATTGGATGATATCGAAGGCAGACGAAGTAAAAGTTTTATGTTTCATTATAACTTTCCTTCTTTCAGCACCGGCGAGACCAAACCTAACCGAGGTCCTTCCAGGCGTGATATTGGTCATGGTATGTTGGCTGAGCGGGCACTTCGGCCGGTTATCCCTGCCTCAGAGAAATTCCCTTATACCATTCGGATTGTTTCCGACATCTTAGAATCAAATGGTTCTACTTCTATGGCCAGTGTATGTGGTGGAACCCTGAGCCTTATGAATGCCGGGGTGCCTATTGATGCTCCGGTGGCGGGAATCGCTATGGGATTAATCAAAGAGGGCGATAAGGCGGTTATCTTGACCGACATCACCGGCCTGGAAGATCATCTGGGAGATATGGATCTTAAAGTGGCCGGAACAAAGGATGGCGTGACTGCCCTTCAGATGGACATCAAGATTGGGGGAATAGACCATAATATTATGGTTCGGGCCCTCAACCAGGCCAAAGAAGCCAGGCTTTTCATCCTGGATGAAATGACTAAAGTCATTGACAAGCCGGCGGCAGAATTATCTCCTTATGCCCCCAGAATTATAACCATTAATATCCCTCCAGCGAAGATTAAGGATGTTATTGGTCCGGGAGGAAAGGTCATCCGAAATATTGTGGAAGTCACCGGGGTGAAGATTGATATCAATGACGATGGCAAGGTCTCTATTGCCTCAATCGATCAAGAGGCAGCCCAGCAGGCCGTGGAAATGGTCGAATACCTGACGGCCGAGGCAGAGGTGGGCAAGACTTATCTGGGCAAGGTGGTACGAGTAGTTACCTTTGGGGCCTTTGTGGAGATATTGCCTGGCAAAGATGGCCTGGTGCATATTTCTCAATTAGCTGAAGGTCATGTGAGACGGGTAGAGGACGTGGTCAAAGAAGGGGATGAGGTGCTGGTCAAGGTAATAAATATAGATGAACAGGGCCGGATAAGTCTCTCCCGGAAAGCCGCCTTGCGGGAAAAAACAGGAGGAGAAACCAAGCCGTTCCAGAAAAACCGGTAA
- the rpsO gene encoding 30S ribosomal protein S15 yields MALANEAKTDLLKEYALHEKDTGSPEVQVALLTSRINQLTQHFKVHKKDFHSRRGLLKLVGQRRRLLNYLMAKNVDRYQTLIKRLGLRK; encoded by the coding sequence ATGGCTCTTGCTAACGAAGCAAAGACCGATCTTCTCAAGGAATATGCTCTCCATGAAAAGGATACTGGTTCGCCGGAAGTTCAGGTGGCTCTTCTCACCTCACGGATAAACCAGTTGACTCAGCACTTTAAGGTCCATAAAAAAGACTTCCATTCCAGACGCGGTCTCTTAAAATTGGTTGGGCAGCGGAGAAGGCTTCTTAACTATCTTATGGCTAAAAATGTGGATCGTTATCAAACCCTGATCAAAAGACTTGGTTTAAGAAAATAA
- the serS gene encoding serine--tRNA ligase — translation MLEAGFVRENLELVKTSLKDRGSEDNLERFLELDRKRRDTLTRVENLKAERNKATKEIGQRKGAGEPVEDIMTRMKEVSDWIKGLDEDLRDIEMELRDILLTIPNIPHATVPRGEDETNNLEVKRWGEKPEFSFSIKSHVEIGEDLGILDFERGAKITGARFTLLWGAGARLERALINFMLDIHTKEHGYIEVLPPFMTNSTSMIGTGQLPKFGQDLFKCENWDYYLVPTAEVPVTNIHQGEILDGEDLPKYYTAYTPCFRAEAGSYGKDTRGLIRQHQFNKVELVKFSRREDSYDELEKLLLNAEEILKRLGLHYRVVSLCTGDLGFSAAKTYDIEVWLPSQDTYREISSCSNFEDFQARRANIRYRPQKGAKPDFVHTLNGSGLAVGRTLVAILENYQQEDGSVLIPGALRPYMDGMEAIG, via the coding sequence ATGCTGGAAGCGGGGTTTGTCCGAGAGAATCTGGAATTAGTGAAGACTTCTTTAAAAGATCGGGGAAGTGAAGATAACCTGGAGCGTTTTCTGGAGCTTGACAGGAAAAGAAGAGACACCCTGACCAGGGTTGAGAATCTAAAGGCAGAAAGAAATAAAGCCACTAAAGAGATTGGTCAGCGAAAGGGGGCGGGTGAGCCGGTCGAAGACATTATGACCCGGATGAAGGAAGTAAGTGACTGGATCAAGGGACTGGATGAGGATCTCAGGGATATTGAGATGGAACTCAGAGACATCCTTTTGACTATACCCAATATCCCGCATGCTACGGTGCCTCGGGGCGAAGACGAGACCAACAATCTGGAGGTAAAACGCTGGGGGGAGAAACCCGAGTTTTCCTTCTCCATTAAATCTCATGTGGAAATAGGCGAAGATTTGGGTATCCTTGACTTTGAAAGAGGGGCCAAGATTACCGGAGCCCGGTTTACCCTCCTTTGGGGAGCAGGGGCCAGGCTGGAACGGGCCTTAATAAATTTTATGCTTGATATTCATACCAAAGAGCACGGCTACATTGAAGTCCTCCCACCCTTTATGACTAACTCCACCAGTATGATAGGAACCGGTCAGTTGCCCAAGTTTGGCCAAGACCTCTTCAAATGTGAGAACTGGGATTATTACCTTGTCCCCACGGCTGAGGTTCCGGTAACCAACATTCATCAAGGTGAGATCCTTGACGGAGAGGATCTGCCCAAATACTACACGGCCTATACCCCTTGCTTTCGGGCGGAGGCTGGTTCTTATGGAAAGGATACCCGTGGGCTTATCCGCCAGCACCAGTTTAACAAGGTTGAACTGGTCAAGTTTAGCCGGCGGGAGGATTCTTATGATGAATTGGAGAAGCTTCTGCTTAATGCCGAAGAAATCCTGAAGAGGTTAGGACTTCACTATCGGGTTGTCTCTCTATGCACTGGAGACCTGGGTTTTTCTGCGGCTAAGACCTACGATATCGAGGTCTGGCTACCATCTCAGGACACCTATCGGGAAATATCTTCCTGCTCCAATTTTGAGGATTTCCAGGCCAGAAGGGCCAACATCCGCTATCGACCCCAAAAAGGGGCTAAGCCAGATTTCGTTCACACCTTAAACGGCTCTGGTCTAGCCGTAGGTCGAACCCTGGTGGCTATTCTGGAAAATTACCAGCAGGAAGATGGAAGCGTTCTTATCCCTGGGGCGCTGAGACCTTATATGGATGGAATGGAGGCCATAGGCTGA
- a CDS encoding alpha-amylase family glycosyl hydrolase, with product MITQNDVIYFILTDRFCDGDTKNNQGVDKAHPSRYHGGDFGGIAKKIPYLKNLGVTCLWVTPVYLSIGRCGDSDGYHGYWALDFEKVDPHLYSKDPSLAEGSKEYLKKLVNKLHQAKIKVVLDMVVNHTGYHNDTYHSYSDKKIKDSWFNPPRSNGDEVKSALSGLPDLNHDLAEVVDYFVNNILDWIEETAIDAIRMDTVKHVEPAFWYFFKSYIRGKYRNITLLGEDLEYDVYRISEYQKAHDFDTLFDFPLCSVMKEVFIYHGPMTRLARPRLSDNEPKGILDMDKDYTNANRLVTLLDNHDLDKRFMTEILDKVGHWDRNLALEIFKTVLTFLFTTRGIPQIYYGTELGMEGRKDPDNRQDMPWEKFARGLEPKEGSEKEIFNHLRSLIKIRKENEAIPYGYLFTLYVDTFIYAYIREFRGNTIIVAINNGLKEMVYSCSIPIEVNTNIPPRLKEALKKRRVLDNLLDPNDSIEYENGRIQVKLGRKEARIYKLRLK from the coding sequence ATGATTACTCAAAATGATGTCATTTACTTTATCCTCACCGACAGGTTCTGTGATGGGGACACTAAAAATAATCAAGGGGTGGACAAGGCTCATCCCAGCCGGTATCACGGGGGAGACTTTGGCGGGATTGCCAAGAAGATCCCTTACCTTAAAAACTTAGGTGTTACCTGTCTCTGGGTTACACCCGTCTATCTCTCTATTGGGCGATGTGGAGATTCAGATGGCTACCATGGATATTGGGCCCTTGATTTCGAAAAGGTCGACCCCCATCTTTATTCTAAAGACCCTTCATTAGCCGAAGGAAGCAAAGAATATCTAAAGAAATTGGTGAATAAGCTGCATCAGGCCAAGATCAAGGTTGTCCTGGATATGGTGGTCAATCATACCGGCTACCATAATGATACCTATCACAGTTATTCGGATAAGAAAATAAAGGATAGCTGGTTCAATCCACCACGGTCTAATGGGGATGAGGTTAAGTCTGCTTTATCAGGATTGCCTGACCTGAACCACGACCTGGCGGAGGTAGTCGATTATTTTGTCAACAACATCCTTGATTGGATAGAGGAGACCGCTATTGACGCTATTCGTATGGATACGGTCAAACATGTTGAGCCGGCCTTCTGGTATTTCTTTAAATCATACATCAGAGGGAAATATCGAAATATTACCCTCCTGGGTGAGGATTTGGAATATGATGTCTATCGCATCTCTGAATATCAAAAGGCCCATGACTTTGATACATTATTTGACTTTCCTTTGTGCTCCGTGATGAAGGAGGTCTTCATCTACCATGGCCCAATGACCAGATTGGCCAGACCAAGGTTAAGTGACAATGAACCCAAAGGTATCTTAGATATGGATAAAGATTACACCAATGCCAACAGATTAGTCACCCTTTTAGATAACCATGATTTAGACAAGAGGTTTATGACTGAAATCTTAGATAAGGTAGGCCATTGGGATAGAAATTTAGCCCTCGAGATCTTTAAGACAGTGCTTACATTTTTATTTACCACTCGGGGTATCCCCCAGATTTACTATGGGACTGAGCTAGGTATGGAAGGCAGAAAAGATCCGGACAATCGCCAGGATATGCCCTGGGAGAAGTTTGCCAGGGGGTTAGAACCAAAAGAGGGAAGCGAAAAAGAGATATTCAACCACTTAAGATCACTTATCAAGATCAGGAAGGAAAACGAGGCCATTCCTTATGGCTATCTATTTACCCTGTATGTAGATACCTTTATCTATGCCTACATCCGGGAATTTCGAGGAAATACTATTATCGTAGCCATCAACAACGGCTTAAAAGAGATGGTCTATTCTTGCTCTATCCCTATTGAGGTAAACACAAATATCCCACCAAGGCTCAAAGAAGCTCTAAAGAAGAGACGGGTGTTGGACAATCTATTAGACCCAAATGATAGTATTGAATATGAGAATGGCCGTATCCAGGTGAAGTTAGGCCGAAAGGAAGCCAGAATTTATAAGTTAAGGCTTAAATAG
- a CDS encoding zeta toxin family protein: MNKQQVIYIIAGANGAGKTTFAREYFPRYVGRIDFVNADMIAQGLSPFAPDRFGIRAGRMVLERIKELASEKKTFAIETTLSGRTYLSILRKMKMLGYRVYMYYLWIPNYQLGIERIKNRVREGGHGVPKYIVKRRFKKTLWNLFHIYFSALDYLVIFDNSGIEPMIIYEKKGKYENIIDKNLFQYIKQEVGLL, translated from the coding sequence ATGAATAAACAACAGGTAATATATATTATTGCAGGGGCAAACGGTGCAGGAAAAACAACATTTGCTCGTGAATATTTTCCTCGTTATGTTGGGAGAATTGATTTTGTTAATGCAGATATGATTGCACAGGGATTGTCTCCTTTTGCACCAGATAGATTTGGTATTCGTGCAGGACGTATGGTACTTGAAAGAATTAAAGAGCTTGCTAGTGAAAAGAAAACCTTTGCAATTGAAACAACATTATCAGGAAGAACATATCTAAGTATTTTACGAAAGATGAAGATGTTAGGATACCGTGTTTATATGTATTATTTATGGATTCCGAATTATCAACTTGGTATTGAGAGAATTAAAAATAGAGTGCGAGAAGGTGGCCATGGAGTGCCAAAATATATTGTGAAGAGACGATTTAAAAAGACATTATGGAATTTATTCCATATTTACTTTTCTGCTTTAGATTATTTAGTAATTTTTGATAATTCAGGTATAGAGCCAATGATAATTTATGAAAAAAAAGGGAAATATGAAAATATTATTGATAAAAATTTATTTCAGTATATAAAACAGGAGGTTGGTTTGTTATGA